The Poseidonibacter lekithochrous region ATAGTTTCTTTAGCTACTAATAAAACAATCACAGATGATAAAACTAAGAAAATATAAGCTAATACATAATAGAAAAAATATTGAGATAATTCATACATTAACAAAGTAGCTAAAGTAATAGCAGCCATTGGAAAAGTAAAAGCCCACCAAGAAATAAAGAATTTAATATTTATATAGTTCTTATACATAACAAAAACTAAAATAGTAAAAAACAATCCCAAACTATAAAGAATATGAGCAAAAAAATCCACATGACCAATTAATTTAATATAAGAGATAAATCCAATAGAAGGTGGTGCAATTAATATAAATAGTGTAGGCATAAACTTTGGTGCAAACTGTTTATGAAAAATGATTCTATTTAAAATTATAGAGAATAATATAATCCAAAAGAAAATACCAATAGAGAAATAAAAATATAAAACATGTTCATTTATAAAACCCTTTCCTGCAATAGGAACAATCAAGTTTCCAACAATTGGAATAAACCAAGCAGGGTTTGAGTGTACAACTTCTAGGGAGTTATTAATCCAAAATCTTATTGTATAAAAAGTAAAAAAGATATGTAGCATTGCCCCACATATAAATAAAACATATGAAAGAGTTTCATAATCATGTCTATGAAACATTGATAATAATAAAGTTGATATTGAAATTGCTGCAAAGAAATTTACTCTTATTGGATGAGTGAACTCACCTTTTACTTCTTTATTATGTTTTATGATTTTTATTATATATGTTACTAATATAAGTAAAAACAACATACTTGAAAAGCCACCTAGAATATAGCCTATAAATGATGGTAAGTATAGTATATGTTCTGCTTTTTGAAAAGCCAAAGCCAAACCGGTTAATCCCATAACAATTGCAAACATCATTACAGGAAAGTTCTGTAATCTATTTGATTCTATTTTTATAATATTTTCGTTTTCATTCATTTATTAAATCCTATTAAGAATAAATTATTATAATTAGCAAAAAAGGTTT contains the following coding sequences:
- a CDS encoding SLAC1 anion channel family protein, with the protein product MNENENIIKIESNRLQNFPVMMFAIVMGLTGLALAFQKAEHILYLPSFIGYILGGFSSMLFLLILVTYIIKIIKHNKEVKGEFTHPIRVNFFAAISISTLLLSMFHRHDYETLSYVLFICGAMLHIFFTFYTIRFWINNSLEVVHSNPAWFIPIVGNLIVPIAGKGFINEHVLYFYFSIGIFFWIILFSIILNRIIFHKQFAPKFMPTLFILIAPPSIGFISYIKLIGHVDFFAHILYSLGLFFTILVFVMYKNYINIKFFISWWAFTFPMAAITLATLLMYELSQYFFYYVLAYIFLVLSSVIVLLVAKETISHMRKKEICIME